The Populus nigra chromosome 4, ddPopNigr1.1, whole genome shotgun sequence genome contains the following window.
AACAATATAAGAATTCTCTTACCGAATGGAACCTATTAACACCAATTTCAGCGATTCTAGTGATTAGAATAAATGTCAAATgcgaccttttctttttatactaGAATTCAATTGTGTTTTCTCTACTCTCatgaaaagaattgaaaaaataaaaaaaataaagtttggtatcaaaattaattttttttataacaaaagagatcaatcatctataaaaaaaatataggggatcaaaataaattttttatataaaatttaaagttattatttattttactttttcttttttattttcggtGGATTACAATAATGAATTAGTTATCGAGAGCAAAATGATCTTTTCCGCATGTTACTttgtcattttaaaattgatcggGGTAATTTTTCCTGTTCTTGAagcacattaaaaataatttaattacccTTTTAAAAGAATGATTACTAAACGTCAAATTCGTggctttaaatataaaaatgatgtgAAGTATGTACATCCCGTCAAACTGAAAACACGCCATTCCAATTAGCGGTAGAATTCGACCAATAGAGAGCCATATCATGAATCAGTTTTAACAGTGACGAACATGGAATCCGAGCATTATGAAGAACCACAAAGAAAGGAGCGAAGGTCCACTTCAAGAGAAAAGGCCAAATCCAACTAGTCAGCACTCAGCATACCCATCTCTCGCCATACTTGCTGTCCCCCTCCACCATCCAAGCTTCCAGTTCAATCCCAGGCTGATCTAACGCAATCCCCATACAGCatgctagaaaaaataaaacaccaagAGCACGGCTCGAAAATGATCGGTGTCCATGTCTTTTCACCGCAAGGGAGCTCCTAATCTATACACTATTTATTCATGAAAACTCGAGCCATCTTTCATTTTACCAGTCCACCTGACAGTGAGAGGGAGGGTTAGAGAAGGGACTAGAGATGTCTGGGGGCTCTGTTTTCTTGAATGGGATATAgagagaaggaaataaaaatcaagaaaacaaaagttgTGGTTGCAAATTGCCTGTCAATTTGCTGAGAGTCCCCACTCCAATCAACCAATCCTATTCACTCACCCCGCCAGCCTCTCTCTTCCTACAAGGGGCGAGGGACTAGACCAAAAACTCatgatattaaattatataaatgattTAACCATTTAGGTGGTAGttcagtggtaagagtttgagatCAAGAGATTTGCTTTCTCTGTGCTcttaggttcgagccctgtagttgctcatatgatggccactagaggcttacatagtcgttaacttcagggtccgtgggattagtcgaggtgcgcgcaagctgacccggacacccacgttaaactaaaaaaaataaaaaattatacaaatgaTTTACTCCATCGGTTGGACcaattatctaaaaattaacCCTAGAAAATCAAGCCAGACGAACGCATCAACTTTCACAtgatctattaattttttttttaccttttcttttcttaattattcCTGTCCTTTTGTTTCAGTAACTTATGGTCGGAAACATTTGAGCATGGATAGAAGGAACTGTATAATTCCATATAATTCATGGATTAGTGATGTTTTGATTAATATATTGGAATCGAAAAGACAATGACACTAAAATAAGGGATAACATGTTTATCTATagttctaattttaattaaaaatacaaaaatttatttcaaaattattttagacgggttatcttatatttatatctatatatttttaactaaatatattttaaaatagcaaGTAGTTATTTGACTCGTCGCAAGCATGGCAATATTTTtggcaataaataaatatccaaaGTTctcaaatgcatttttttacaataaaaatcacaattataaatgaaaaatcatgtacatacattaaataattatatgtactaataaaaaaatactaacatGTTTATTTGATTCGCCTAAttacatgttttaaataatttatttttctaacataaatGAATTAACATGTAtgtgttattaacatgttttttaaaaacaagtaaaaattataactataaattaaaaagttaatacttatatataatagaatagagtgaaaatcaatttgtataataaattttttatgagaagtgcaaataaaaaaataaaaaaaaattacaaaagaataaaaataaaaataaaaagaatggtataaaaaataatagatttttttaaaaataaaaaattacaaaaaagggataaaaaataatgataaataagttaaatataataaaaaaaacaaataaaaaaacgtgttttctaaaaagaaaCGGAAAAACTATAGATTTCTGAAAACTATATACAGTACCCcgttacaataaaaataaaaataaaatcaactgtaCCATTTATACAGTAAAATATCATTTACTTTATATGTATAATAACAGTGTTATAAAAGGGACAGATTCCTTTCATAAgcacataattattattaaaagtcaaagaaaaatgaaaataataacataaaattattatcaccCACTAAATTTGGAGCTGTATTTAGCAATGATAAAAAGATAACAAGAGATAATAGATTCTCTCTCCTCTCATAGTATCGAAAAAGTATAACCCAGAAGCAGAAAGGATAATATCATTAACAGCAAATTGTTGGTGAGTTTCTAAAGAAGGCAGCAAAACAGGAAAAGTCGATATGGCATACAGTAACTGATATTagcaaagagaaagagaaagtgactcttcttcttttttctcttcctcttAGAGAGAGATGTCAGGTGGTGGCTGTAGTATAGTTTGGTTCAGGAGAGATCTAAGGGTAGAAGATAACCCAGCACTTGCAGCTGGTGTAAGAGCAGGTGCGGTTGTTGCAGTGTTTGTATGGGCACCTGAAGAGGAAGGCCATTTTTTTCCTGGTAGGGTCTCAAGGTGGTGGCTTAAACAAAGTTTGGCTCATCTTGACTCTTCTTTAAGGAGTCTTGGTACTTCTCTTGTTACTAAGAGATCAACCGATAGTGTTTCTACTCTTCTTGAGGTTATCAAATCTACTGGGGCTACTCAGCTCTTCTTCAACCACTTATATGGTTGGTCTCTATCTATCTTTTCGCTAgactttgttttaaattattacttttgTTCCATGGGGTTTGAGGATCATGTGGTTTGATGGACtcttcataatataatattcTTTTCAGCAGATCCTTTTTGGGTTTCGATGTTTTCGTtccttttttgttcaatttccctTCGTAGAATTTTCTGGTATTATTGGGATTTCGATTTTGTGTTGTGATCGATAAATAATTCCATGATTATTGCTTGAGGTTCGTGTGGATTGGAATAGTCTCTTGCGATGGATTTATTGAAGTTGTGATTATACATTTGTTTTCGTTGACTAATTGATTATTGAGCAATTGCTTTTGTGGTGATATAAATTGTCATGAATGCTACGGGGCATCCCATAACCATGTGATTCCACTACACCCATTTTCTTTTCAGCAGTTTGTATATGGTTCCCTTTGTATATTTAGATTGGTCAGTTTCTATTTGAACtcgcttcaaattaatttaggaGGAAGGGCCTTAGCTAATCTAGTTTTGTTGATTCGAGTCTTTCTTGAGTTCGTGACACGTGCATCCACTGCATTAAGTTGCAATCTACTAGCCTTTCATCCCAACATACGATGGCAATTCATCATTTCCTTATCTATTTTTCATTCCAACAGAAGTTGGAAATTCCCAATGCATCAAGTGGCAATTCACTGTCTTTCATTTCAACATTTGTTGCCAATTCATCTTTTACTctcaattattgtttttcagATCCCCTGTCGCTGGTTAGGGATCATCGGGCGAAGGAGGTTTTGACTGCTCAAGGTATTGCTGTAAGATCTTTTAATGCAGATTTACTTTATGAACCATGGGATGTTAATGATGCCCAAGGCCGTTCCTTCACAACCTTTGCTACTTTCTGGGATAGATGCCTCAGCATGCCTTTTGATCCAGAGGCTCCACTTCTCCCGCCTAAGAGGATTATTTCGGGTATGTCTTCTTTCaaacttttctttttgatgGTGCCCCATTTTTATGTTTGTGATTTGAGAGAATGCCTTGTAGAGCATCGGAAACattaataaaacaagaaaatgcaAGCACTCGTGCTATATCTTATTTAATCATACGGTCCTCAAGAGAAACAATATGTACGTATGTAGTATCTAACTGCCAGAGCGCTCCAAAACTGGATTTCTAGCAGGTAGGCTTTTCTACACAGGACTTGCCACCACGCTTCCCTTCTGCAATCATAATGAGAATTTGATATCAGAACATTAACAGCAGTCCTATTCAACATCTTCAACTCTATGTTCTATTTTCTATCTTCTGTGCATATATTATCCGCAGCAAGCTTCTTCTACAGGATTATTCTATATTTTCTTATGTTCTGGCAGGTACTTTTTGTCCTCTCCAATCTGCTTTCACCTATTTATTGCTTTCTTTCAGGTGATGCCTCTAGATGCCCTTCAGAGATGCTGGTATTAGAAGATGAATTGGAGAAAGGAAGCAATGCACTTCTTGCCAGAGCATGGTCACCTGGATGGAGCAATGCTGATAGGGCTCTGACCACTTTCATTAATGGACCATTAATTGAGTACTCTAAGAATCGTAGGAAGGCTGATAGCGCTACAACCTCATTTCTCTCTCCGCACTTGCATTTTGGGGAGGTGAGTGTGAGAAAAGTCTTCCATCTTGTTCGCATAAAGCAGGTTCTGTGGGCAAATGAAGGGAACAAGGCTGGCGAAGAGAGTGTAAACTTGTTTCTCAAGTCAATTGGTCTTAGGGAATATTCAAGATACTTGAGTTTCAACCATCCTTACAGTCATGAAAGGCCTCTTCTTGGGCACCTTAAGTTCTTCCCTTGGGTCGTGGACGAAGGCTATTTTAAGGCATGGAGACAAGGTAGAACAGGTTATCCATTAGTTGATGCTGGGATGAGAGAATTGTGGGCCACCGGTTGGCTGCATGATCGTATACGTGTGGTTGTTGCTAGTTTCTTTGTGAAGGTTCTACAACTTCCATGGAGATGGGGAATGAAGTATTTTTGGGATACCCTATTGGATGCAGATTTAGAGAGTGATGCTCTTGGTTGGCAATACATAACCGGCACTCTCCCAGATGGCCGGGAGTTTGATCGCATAGATAATCCACAGGTGCGGATGAGacattgtaatttttataagcTGCCTTTCTGTATTGCATAACTAATTTTTGCAACTATGGTATTACAGTTTAATTTATGCATATCTCCTACTCATCTTTTcttaatttggacttgtttGAAAAATGTCTTAGTTACTCATTGATTGCTCACAGTTTGAGGGTTACAAATTTGACCCAAATGGAGAATACGTACGCCGGTGGCTTCCTGAACTTGCTAGGCTACCAACTGAATGGATACACCACCCATGGAATGCACCTGAATCTGTACTTCAAGCTGCTGGTATTGAGCTGGGATCAAATTATCCTCTCCCTATTGTAGGGATAGATGCAGCAAAGGTCAGGTTGGAAGAAGCACTTTCAGAAATGTGGCAGCAAGAAGCTGCTTCAAGAGCTGCAATTGAGAATGGAACTGAGGAAGGGCTTGGAGACTCTTCTGAATCAGCTCCGATTGCCTTCCCTCAAGACATAATTATGGAGGAAAACCATGAGCCTGTGAGAAACAATCCTCCAGCTACAAATCGCCGCTATGAGGATCAGATGGTCCCAAGCATGACCTCTTCTTTTCTGAGAATTGAAGACGAAGAAACTTCTTCAGATGTTCGCAATTCTACAGGAGATGGCAGAGCAGAGGTACCAAGAGATGTAAATGTAAATCAACAACCAAGAAGAGACACTTTGAACCAGGGGTTTGTGCAAAGTGTTCATAATGACAACAGTTTGCCACCATTTAACGTTTTGAGAGGTCCGGCAAATGTTGAAGACTCAACAGCAGAATCTTCGAGCAGTAGTAGGAGAGAGAGGGATGGAGGTATAGTTCCAGTTTGGTCCCCTCCAGCTTCTAGTTACTCAGAGCAGTTTGTTGGAGATGAAAATGGAATTGGGGCAACTTCTTCTTACTTGCCGAGGCATCCACAATCTCACCAGATACTCAATTGGAGGCGGCTACCCCAAACCGGGTAAGCACTTCATTAAGTATGTGGAAAGAACAAAAGAagtctcagttttttttaatcttatcacAGCTGATAGTTTACCATTACCCAAGTACTGTGACTGGTTCTTTTGCCAAACGATTTAATATTCATGGTATGAAGAAATTAACCAGAGAATGTCAATCACACTAAATTTACACCTTCTCTCATAGAGGATTTACTGAAAAATCTGTAGATAGTAAATCCGTCGAGGATTAACAAGTGAATATAGCGATGACTGGATCTCATGGTGATCTGCTGACATAAGTTGTTTTGATTGTTCTTGACTCTGAACCTTTCCCTTGTTGACAGGTAAAACATATATTCATGGTGAGAGCGGGGAGGTGGAGACCCAATGATGCTCAATTTCTTATTAGTCAATGTGTTGATAAACCAGAGTCCCCTGTATATCTTTATCCACGTATGTTCTCACCATTCTAATATGATTAGTAGTTGGACATCCAATCTGTATGATACACCAAAATGATTCAGGCATCCCATCTGCTATCCCCTTTTTCTGTACTTGGCTGTTCCATATATGTAGATACGCTGTATAGTATTTATAAACGAAGGATGAGAGTGCTGGTAGGGGCATGTAGTTCTCTAATAAACCCAGGTTTGTGCTTTCTTACTTGACTAGGAAGATGATTTTCTGTAATTCAAGCTTGTTATCTTTACTTTCCATTTCCTTTGAAAGATGCTCCTTCCTGGGCTCCGATTGTTTTCTGTTGTGAAATGTTGGCCAGCTTAGCTTTTTGTGTTGAAATCATTGCTAGGTTCAAAATATAGCTAGAGTGAGATGTTATACTCTTCTGCCTATTGGCTGGGGGGGAAGGCGTATGGTAGAAACTAGTTTTACATTATTTGATAGAGTGAAGAAGTTGAACTTGGAAATTTAAGGGGTTACTGATCCTGGATTTTACAGGTCCATGATTCTTTTGTCGCAATAGCAATGCTTTTACATGTTAGTATctagatatatattaaaaaaatctgccTGTGTTCCACGTCATCAATCATGCATTTCTGTGGAAACTAGCCTCAGAAATCGTTCAAATTCATTATTCCTTTATCTTTCATCTGGCGTAAACAAGTACAATTCACTGGGAACAATTACAATCCAGTGGGCACTATTCATTTCCTGAATTCCTGCCTTCAGAATAGTTTAACGTTTTCAGGCATGACCAGGTGATTGGCTAGATAATGTTACAACAGTCTTGCATGAAACCATTGGGAATATCTGTCTATGGATCAGCATGCAAGTTAAGATTATTGTATGTGGATTTATTTGTATCCTCTGGTTTAGTAGGCTCGGGTACCCGAAGTACAGAGTACACTGCGGCCGCAGCCATTGCTCCGAGAATTGGGGATACAATATAGACCCAGAGATTCTTGTAAACACCAGAGACAAGAGCAGGGCCTAAACTTCTTGCAGGGTTCATCGAAGCTCCAGTGATTGGCCTggagaatttattaaaatgaatgcATCAGATCACTTAAAAACGAACAGAATTGAGTTGCAGAAGTGGCTAGACCAGCAAGGGAGTTTGTTTACCCAGCAATCATGGCGTTGAACATTACCGCACCTCCTATTGCAACTCCAGAAAGGTCTTTGCTCTGTCGGAAcgtaaaacaaattgaaagggtAAGGAGGAAAATAAacaccacaaaaacaaaaggaatacaTCACATCTATTTTTTAGTgccattttttcttcattaatataaaagattttcGAAGCAAGCAACAAGTGTAACTCAGACCATACCGCACGAGGATCGGAAGCGACGCCGCAAATGGTGAACATCAAGATAAATGTAATTATAAATTCCCACACAATTGCTTCAAGATCACTAGTTGGATCTGAGTACTGATTCACTATAGGTTGAATATTTCCTTGCTCGTGGAACAGCAGCCTAAGAGTTAGACTTGCAAGTGTTGATCCGAGGACCTGAGCCAAAATGTACATCGGTACCTACATAGACATAACACGCCGTTCAGGTAAATTCTACACAAAATATTACTAAGAGGGCGTTTCTTTTCCCTCAAATATTTtacacaaaatatttttctgattttcttgtgtttctttttttctttttttgtaaatatctTATTGGAAAAATGgttaacataaaatttattaaaataattttaaacttaattcatttattgaaaaaaaaatcaatttatgaagtttatagaatatttttaagatatcatTCCACTCAcaatatcattcaatattataaACCACCCCTACCACCCACAACAACCTCTCCACTACAACCTCCAAAACTCTTTTCCACCTCCTCCCACCCTCCTTTCCATCACCACTGCTACtacaatcacaaccacaaccactATATCATTTACCATAACATCCTATCATCATTCTATTGTCATTgtacttttcattttatcttatcaaatatcatattttgaaaaaaacattttacatgtaaattattttctttccatgAAATATTTCACGCAAAACTACTGATTTAATCATAATCTCTCACTTCTTTCCAATAAAATTTGCGGACAACAGCCAAGGCAATGCTAACTGCAGGATTAAAATGTGCACCGGAGACATGACCAAGAGCATAAATAGCTGCCATCAGAACTGCGCCCCACACAATTGCTATTCCTAACATATTTAGTCTTTGAACTTTGTCAGTGAGAGCAGCTCCACAGCCCACAAATACAAGAATGTACGTACCCATCAACTCTGCAACAatctgcttttttttaaaaagggaaaTAAATATCTTTGTTAGTAGAAGGTAATTAATTAACCATTGCTGTAATGGTAAAAAAATTGTCAAGTTTTCCATGGTAATGTATTGAGACCACCTTCTGGAAATTAGACAGGGCAGCATTACGGGTAGACAACCATTCTGGGGCAGGACTTGCTGCCTTTGCTTCTGCCATGATTGAGCGTCTAGTAGGCAGCTGGAACTTAGGAGAGGGCTCAGTAATCGAATTTGAGCTAGCCATTGCTATAATCAGAGATTAAGGCACTCCATAACAAGTGTTCTTATATTGGGCTTTTGATCGAGAAAGTGCAGTGAAGGACAAATGCCACggggaatcttttttttgtcactTAGTTCTGGATGTTATATCTGACGGAATTATATGCGCCACAATTTTACCATTTAATCTTGTGGAAGCCGGACTGGTTTATTGATTGACGTAGAGATTTTGGATGTCATGCCATATAGGCATATACATTAGGGAATAATCCTACGGTATACAAGGTTTTTACTTGATCTTAACGGGGAATCATTTTGTTTCTTGAGGGAAGTGTGTAGTGGTGAGTCTGACAACCCATAATAATCATATTTGAAGAATCGTTTACATCCTTATAGGTCGGCAACTCGAGAAGTTGAGGGGGGAATATTCTAttcttggtttatttatttatttattttaatatcgaTGCTGATAATTTAGTTGAACGCATGAATTGGtcttaatgaaataattttacCAATATTTAGAGCTGATACTCGCAGCGAATTCAGAAATCGATGCTTTTATATTGCTCCAGcagttaaaaatgattttcctCTTTTCTAAAATCACTGTGCTCCAAAATGTTTTTACATTGATGTTTCAAATTTTACTACGCCAGGAATGAGAATCTTGAGTGTTCGTTCAGCTAAAAGATgaccacactttttttttttttaggagttCATAAAATTGAGGGTGATagttgatattttatcaaactTACATGGACTTAGATTTAATATATAGCTAAACTTGAGAGTATTGGATCTGATATATTATAATCCTACAAATAATTAGACTTGATATATAATTACGTTCAATAATATTAGATCTGATATCTTATTATACTCATGTATACTGGAATTCAGGCTCAAATTATATAGCTTAGCATTCAATCAAGCTAATCTATATCAAGTTAGCATCCTGTCTTTAACCCTTTTTATGATGAACTTCTTCTGCAAACAGATCGTTTATAAAAGAATCATTTATCCatccaatataattttttcttgtaaagtAGCTATCAAATTATTCCACTTTCTGTCACTTTTCACTTgagtttcaaaaaataatttacctcGAGGATCATTGATGACCAGGGCATTTATTGCAGAGTTGCTGCATTTGTGCCGtccaaaaaacagaaaaatcacaagggggcaatcaaaagaatattagTAAAAatactacacacacacacacacagtcaTGTGATCAGAACTGCCTTGCAATTTTTAATGTGTAATGTTGTAAATTATTAACAAGAACATCCAGATCTAGGTTTTTTGACATGGCAAGAGTCACTCTTTTTAACACATGCTGACAACCAGATATTCGCAATGGAATCGTTGCCTTCTTCGCAAGTCGGCATGGATATGTTGTGACAAAAAGCATAATTACTCGTGTGCCGTTATGAGATTTTCTGCAAAATTTTGGAGACGTCAGTTattttttccctcaaattttctccACAGTGCCGCAAAATATTTGAATCTGCCAAAGAAAATCTGAAATAACCGAAGGGAACGAACGAATAGGTCCCTCGCATAATTCTACTTCCTAAATTTGTGCCAATCCTCGACATTGAAGCATTTCTGGGATCTTGGATGTTAGATTCCTCGAATAATGAAAGTAAAGAGCAATGTCCAATGACAATTATTGTTGATAGGCTATCATATGCACACGATGAGTTATAAAATCTCACATTAGAATACTAAAAGATTACGAGTGTCTTTGAAACCTTGAATCCATGTGTTGTTCTTAGTGGGAGGTAGacttagctttattttttacatctttaataatttatagTGCATACTTTTGGGTTCTCTTCTGGTGCCATTCTAAGAAGCGGACGAATCAGAATCATGGGATGCTAAGACTAGAAATCGTGGCTTTTTCAAGCTCGTAAAGCTTACAGATAGTGCATGATTTATTGAGATTTCAGTCTATTTTAAGTGTTTCTTTTTCTGCCAAGAAAGCATCAAAATTTCTGCACGTTTAAGACAGGCAAAAGCATTGGATTCTATTTAGGACCTCTAAATAAATCAACCCTGTTTTTATTCCAAGAATAAAGTGCAAATGATTTGAGAAACACCATGAAAATGCTCTACGACTGGAATGAAGCAGGTATTCCCCACTGGACTCGCTATAAAGCCAATATTGTGGTAATTTTGCATAAAAAGAAAGGGCCTTGTGAAGTATGTCTGGTCATTACTAAATCAATACGACTTGACTTTCCAAAGCCAAGCACGAGATAATCTAATAAATGAAGTAGATGAACTGTGCCACTAATGATTCATTCTCTCACCTAATTGAGACTTCACTCAGtgcaaatatattttgttttggatcataATCAAGGTAATTTTGTATTagacatcaaaataaaatcatagcatgcatactaaaaatatattaaaactagaaataaacataaaaaaataattttaacatgcatattaaatatataattaaatattatacttaAACTAAAAACATTGTAAGTTGAAGCCGGTGGCCCGGGGTCATGCCAGTGCTTGTGCTGAGCAAGAACATGTGTGGTTTAAGTTCAAATATGCTTTGCttagttttatttatgattttttaacttCTCACTgcataaattataagaaaagattgtatttttttcaatttaaaataaaatgttttgggTTTCATTtgagatcaatttttcattCATCCACCATTTAGTTTAATTATGTTAGTGTTTCATAGTAAAAGGATTTgttgaagaataatttttaataaattaaaatttaaccctaaaaataaatcactttctaacattactaatattttcaaatgtgttcattactaatattttcaaaacaaatttctaaCAAAAACACCATCTTCTGGTTTTCTTTACAGATATATAATTGGGACAGAACTTTTCCTTGCAGTTCCCGTCTCACACCCGATAATAATGGATCTTCGAGGGTAATTAAAAGACCTTGAGCTTGAAGCACCATAATGAAGCTAGCTAGGGGGTGACGCCCTCTGTAAGTGAATGTATTACATGGCATGTGGAAGAGGAAGGAAATTTTAAGcctttctgtttcttttcttttaaagagagaagggagagaaaaaaacagtCATTTGCATCTGAAAAGACTGAGTTCGAgtgaaaaatcattaatattattgtgCATTGGTGGAAGGTTGTATCAGTCtgctattttctatttttagagaAAACCCTAGCTGGTCCCTTGAAAATAATCAATCTGCTCTAGtctagctaaaaaaaaaattaataataattatatatatatatatatatatatatatatatatatatatatagaggtgATCCACATCAAAACGTACTGCGGATTGTCAAACGTTACATGAAACGTAGGACCAAGGAATCAAATCAACTGATTCACGGTTtgtaatcatcatatttttttcaaaattctggTTGAGTGATCCACATCAAGTTTCTTCCATTTGCAAGCATATGTTCGTCACACACCTTTGAATTTATAGTCTCTTTACGCGTGCTAGTTATGGCAAAGTCAGATTTTAGACCAAGCAAATCATCATCTATTTCATCCTCCTTTTCGCAGTTGGTggcttgaattaattaattatttaattgctTCCCATATTATCAATCATAATCCAAATAGAAAGTGAGACCTGTAA
Protein-coding sequences here:
- the LOC133691157 gene encoding nodulin-26-like; this encodes MASSNSITEPSPKFQLPTRRSIMAEAKAASPAPEWLSTRNAALSNFQKIVAELMGTYILVFVGCGAALTDKVQRLNMLGIAIVWGAVLMAAIYALGHVSGAHFNPAVSIALAVVRKFYWKEVPMYILAQVLGSTLASLTLRLLFHEQGNIQPIVNQYSDPTSDLEAIVWEFIITFILMFTICGVASDPRASKDLSGVAIGGAVMFNAMIAGPITGASMNPARSLGPALVSGVYKNLWVYIVSPILGAMAAAAVYSVLRVPEPTKPEDTNKSTYNNLNLHADP
- the LOC133691156 gene encoding cryptochrome-1 isoform X1, with the translated sequence MSGGGCSIVWFRRDLRVEDNPALAAGVRAGAVVAVFVWAPEEEGHFFPGRVSRWWLKQSLAHLDSSLRSLGTSLVTKRSTDSVSTLLEVIKSTGATQLFFNHLYDPLSLVRDHRAKEVLTAQGIAVRSFNADLLYEPWDVNDAQGRSFTTFATFWDRCLSMPFDPEAPLLPPKRIISGDASRCPSEMLVLEDELEKGSNALLARAWSPGWSNADRALTTFINGPLIEYSKNRRKADSATTSFLSPHLHFGEVSVRKVFHLVRIKQVLWANEGNKAGEESVNLFLKSIGLREYSRYLSFNHPYSHERPLLGHLKFFPWVVDEGYFKAWRQGRTGYPLVDAGMRELWATGWLHDRIRVVVASFFVKVLQLPWRWGMKYFWDTLLDADLESDALGWQYITGTLPDGREFDRIDNPQFEGYKFDPNGEYVRRWLPELARLPTEWIHHPWNAPESVLQAAGIELGSNYPLPIVGIDAAKVRLEEALSEMWQQEAASRAAIENGTEEGLGDSSESAPIAFPQDIIMEENHEPVRNNPPATNRRYEDQMVPSMTSSFLRIEDEETSSDVRNSTGDGRAEVPRDVNVNQQPRRDTLNQGFVQSVHNDNSLPPFNVLRGPANVEDSTAESSSSSRRERDGGIVPVWSPPASSYSEQFVGDENGIGATSSYLPRHPQSHQILNWRRLPQTG
- the LOC133691156 gene encoding cryptochrome-1 isoform X2, yielding MSGGGCSIVWFRRDLRVEDNPALAAGVRAGAVVAVFVWAPEEEGHFFPGRVSRWWLKQSLAHLDSSLRSLGTSLVTKRSTDSVSTLLEVIKSTGATQLFFNHLYDPLSLVRDHRAKEVLTAQGIAVRSFNADLLYEPWDVNDAQGRSFTTFATFWDRCLSMPFDPEAPLLPPKRIISGDASRCPSEMLVLEDELEKGSNALLARAWSPGWSNADRALTTFINGPLIEYSKNRRKADSATTSFLSPHLHFGEVSVRKVFHLVRIKQVLWANEGNKAGEESVNLFLKSIGLREYSRYLSFNHPYSHERPLLGHLKFFPWVVDEGYFKAWRQGRTGYPLVDAGMRELWATGWLHDRIRVVVASFFVKVLQLPWRWGMKYFWDTLLDADLESDALGWQYITGTLPDGREFDRIDNPQFEGYKFDPNGEYVRRWLPELARLPTEWIHHPWNAPESVLQAAGIELGSNYPLPIVGIDAAKVRLEEALSEMWQQEAASRAAIENGTEEGLGDSSESAPIAFPQDIIMEENHEPVRNNPPATNRRYEDQMVPSMTSSFLRIEDEETSSDVRNSTGDGRAEVPRDVNVNQQPRRDTLNQGFVQSVHNDNSLPPFNVLRGPANVEDSTAESSSSSRRERDGGIVPVWSPPASSYSEQFVGDENGIGATSSYLPRHPQSHQILNWRRLPQTG